From Tripterygium wilfordii isolate XIE 37 chromosome 16, ASM1340144v1, whole genome shotgun sequence, one genomic window encodes:
- the LOC119980443 gene encoding 6,7-dimethyl-8-ribityllumazine synthase, chloroplastic, with product MKMTSFASSATQDLMRLASIPHRSALSPFRCSSQIPRPQLSFSSSVQGFTSRIAIERKGRSSIPQAAAVRQLEGSLNRTEGLRFAVVVARFNEIVTKPLLEGALDTFRKYSVKEENVDVVWVPGSFEIGVVAQSLGKSQKYHAILCIGAVIKGDTSHYDAVVNSAASGVLSAGVNSGVPCIFGVLTCDNMDQALNRAGGKSGNKGSECALTAIEMASLFEQHLK from the exons ATGAAGATGACATCGTTTGCTTCTTCAGCGACACAAGACTTGATGCGGCTCGCATCAATTCCCCATCGCTCTGCGCTTTCCCCCTTCCGTTGTTCCTCTCAGATTCCAAGACCCCAACTTTCTTTCTCGTCTTCTGTCCAAG GGTTTACTTCTCGCATTGCGATCGAGAGGAAGGGCCGGTCGTCCATACCGCAGGCAGCGGCAGTTCGCCAATTGGAGGGTTCACTCAACAGAACGGAAGGCCTTCGCTTTGCTGTG GTAGTAGCTCGGTTCAATGAGATTGTGACAAAGCCGCTGTTAGAGGGAGCTTTGGATACTTTCAGGAAATATTCAGTCAAGGAAGAAAATGTTGAT GTTGTATGGGTGCCTGGCAGTTTTGAAATTGGTGTTGTTGCACAAAGCCTTGGGAAGTCGCAAAAATATCATGCAATATTATGTATTGGAGCTGTG ATAAAAGGCGACACTTCCCACTATGATGCTGTTGTTAATTCTGCAGCATCTGGAGTACTTTCAGCTGGTGTGAATTCAG GTGTTCCTTGCATATTTGGCGTCCTGACGTGTGACAACATGGATCAG GCTTTAAATCGTGCTGGTGGTAAATCTGGGAATAAAGGTTCCGAGTGTGCTTTGACAGCT ATTGAGATGGCATCTTTGTTTGAACAACATTTGAAGTGA
- the LOC119980442 gene encoding inactive glucose-1-phosphate adenylyltransferase small subunit 2, chloroplastic: MVLLKSYSCNPVNLQAKLPSLGLPHCVQRCSYDPSSSSIPRLHISNSQEPQNPILLFPTNVAAIVFGDGSESRLYPLTKRRSEGAIPIAANYRLVDTVVSNCINSNINKIYALTQFNSTSLNSHLSRAYSGVGLGMEGFVEVIAAYQSLEDQGWFQGTADAMRRCSWILEEYPVSEFLVLPGHHLYRMNYQKLIETHRKGKADITAVALSTARNQDPGFGLLKIDAENQVLEFTVKSETEPSKYISVRSSRNPVEIASIDKWSMGIFLINRDIMLKLLHEHFPKANDFQSEVITGAISRGMKVQAYLFDGYWNDMRSIKSYYQANMECIEKSNLGYNFSDRDSPLYTMPRNLPPTLISDAVITDSIIGDGCIIKRCKIKGTVIGMNTRIDDGAVIEDSVIMGFDICEVEGVQRSSRDGKGNGIIPIGIGENTHIRKSIIDKNARIGKNVMIINKDKVQEGDREADGYIIKEGIVVVLHSAILPDGSIL, encoded by the exons ATGGTGTTATTGAAGTCTTATTCTTGCAATCCTGTGAATCTCCAAGCAAAGCTTCCCTCTCTGGGATTGCCTCATTGTGTTCAAAGATGTTCTTACGACCCGTCTTCTTCTTCCATTCCCAGGTTGCACATTTCCAATTCTCAGGAGCCTCAAAATCCTATTCTGCTATTCCCTACA AATGTAGCAGCAATAGTATTTGGAGATGGATCAGAGTCACGGCTTTATCCATTGACGAAGAGAAGATCTGAAGGAGCAATACCAATAGCAGCAAATTACAGACTCGTCGACACGGTTGTGAGCAACTGCATTAACAGTAACATCAACAAGATCTATGCACTCACACAGTTTAATTCTACTTCTCTGAATTCCCACCTCTCAAGAGCTTACTCCGGAGTAGGTCTTGGAATGGAGGGATTTGTAGAAGTGATTGCAGCTTATCAGAGCCTTGAAGACCAGGGCTGGTTTCAG GGAACTGCTGATGCTATGAGAAGATGCTCCTGGATACTAGAAGAGTATCCGGTTTCCGAGTTTTTGGTGCTTCCTGGTCACCATCTCTATAGAATGAACTATCAGAAACTTATAGAAACTCATAGGAAAGGAAAGGCTGATATCACTGCTGTGGCCTTGAGTACTGCAAGAAACCAGGACCCGGGTTTTGGCCTTTTGAAAATAGATGCAGAAAATCAAGTACTAGAGTTCACAGTGAAATCAGAGACAGAACCGTCGAAGTACATCTCA GTCCGCAGCTCAAGAAACCCGGTTGAGATTGCTAGTATTGATAAATGGAGTATGGGAATCTTTCTCATTAACAGAGATATAATGTTGAAGCTTCTCCATGAACATTTTCCAAAGGCAAATGACTTCCAAAGTGAAGTAATTACTGGTGCAATATCAAGAGGAATGAAG GTTCAAGCTTATCTCTTTGATGGATACTGGAATGACATGAGAAGCATAAAATCATATTACCAAGCAAACATGGAATGCATAGAGAAATCAAATTTGGGTTATAA CTTCTCTGATAGAGATTCTCCGCTCTACACTATGCCGCGAAATCTGCCTCCAACGCTTATAAGTGATGCTGTAATTACAGACAGTATCATTGGAGATGGCTGCATTATCAAG AGATGCAAGATCAAAGGGACAGTAATCGGTATGAATACGAGAATCGATGATGGAGCTGTAATCGAGGATTCAGTTATCATGGGATTTGATATCtgtgag GTTGAAGGGGTTCAAAGAAGCAGCAGAGATGGGAAGGGCAATGGCATCATCCCAATTGGGATTGGAGAAAATACTCATATAAGAAAATCTATTATAGATAAGAATGCAAGGATTGGCAAAAATGTTATG ATCATTAATAAGGACAAAGTCCAAGAAGGAGATAGGGAAGCTGACGGATACATCATCAAGGAAGGAATAGTTGTTGTTCTGCATAGTGCAATCCTCCCAGATGGCAGCATTTTATGA
- the LOC119980793 gene encoding chloroplast stem-loop binding protein of 41 kDa a, chloroplastic, with translation MATLCSSSASSLLFSSPISKPKSPSLSPSLRLSSLSSLSHFSSLSFSFHTFNYCTSTSRRQSFSLKASASSAKKKVVIVNTNSGGHAVIGFYFAKELLGSGHEVTILTVGDEGSDKMKKPPFNRFSEIVTAGGKTVWGNPSDIGKVLEGEEADVVLDNNGKDLDTVRPVVDWAKSIGVKQFLYISSAGIYKPTDEPPHVEGDVVKADAGHVGVEKYIEEIFGSWAIFRPQYMIGSGNNKDCEEWFFDRIVRKRPVPIPGSGMQLTNIAHVRDLSSMLTLAVEKPDAARGNIFNCVSDRAVTLDGLAKLCAQAAGLPLEIVHYDPKALGIDAKKAFPFRNMHFYAEPRAAKEILGWGGTTNLPADLKERFEEYVKIGRDKKPMAFELDDKILESIKVPVAA, from the exons ATGGCCACTCTCTGTTCTTCATCAGcctcttctctcctcttctcctctccaATCTCAAAACCCAAGTCTCCTTCACTTTCTCCCTCTCTACGTCTCTCTtctctttcctctctttctcacttctcatctctttcattctcttttcatACCTTCAATTACTGTACAAGTACTTCCAGGCGCCAATCCTTCAGTCTCAAGGCCAGTGCTTCATCAGCGAAGAAGAAGGTTGTTATTGTTAATACCAATAGTGGTGGGCATGCTGTTATTGGGTTCTATTTTGCAAAGGAGCTTCTGGGTTCTGGCCATGAAGTCACAATCTTGACTGTTGGTGATGAGGGCTCAGACAAAATGAAAAAGCCCCCATTTAACAGATTCTCA GAAATTGTGACTGCTGGAGGGAAAACTGTGTGGGGAAACCCGTCAGATATTGGGAAGGTTTTGGAAGGGGAAGAAGCTGATGTGGTGTTAGATAACAATGGCAAGGACCTAGACACTGTTAG GCCAGTGGTGGATTGGGCTAAGAGTATTGGTGTTAAGCAGTTCTTGTACATCAGCAGTGCTGGAATCTACAAGCCAACTGATGAGCCTCCTCATGTTGAAGGG GATGTTGTGAAAGCTGATGCTGGTCATGTTGGAGTGGAGAAGTACATCGAAGAGATTTTTGGTAGTTGGGCGATATTCCGTCCTCAATACATGATTGGGTCTGGCAACAACAAAGATTGTGAAGAGTGGTTCTTTGATA GGATTGTTCGGAAAAGGCCGGTACCAATTCCTGGTTCTGGGATGCAACTCACAAACATTGCCCATGTGAGGGATTTGTCCTCAATGCTTACTCTTGCTGTTGAGAAGCCAGATGCAGCACGTGGTAACATATTCAACTGTGTTAGCGATCGTGCTGTCACTTTGGATGGACTGGCCAAACTATGTGCTCAGGCTGCAGGTCTACCACTTGAAATTGTGCATTATGATCCAAAGGCCCTAGGAATTGATGCTAAGAAGGCTTTTCCCTTCCGCAATATG CACTTCTATGCGGAACCAAGAGCCGCTAAGGAGATTTTGGGGTGGGGTGGCACGACAAACCTTCCCGCGGACTTGAAGGAGCGATTTGAAGAGTATGTAAAGATCGGAAGAGACAAGAAGCCCATGGCATTCGAGTTAGATGATAAAATATTAGAGTCAATCAAGGTTCCAGTAGCTGCATGA
- the LOC119980971 gene encoding ARGOS-like protein, with the protein MRIEVPGSDSRLPRGIINLQEHCSSSGIMDVRSRNVSMATNTKKNSSTNHHHHHHYHPHVIGEKKFELHRTLSSQGSGKRLIPASYFSLESLVLLICLTASLLILPLILPPLPPPPLMLLLVPIGILVVLMILAFMPSNVRDITYAYV; encoded by the coding sequence ATGCGTATTGAAGTGCCTGGATCAGATTCAAGACTTCCAAGAGGAATCATAAATCTCCAAGAACATTGTTCAAGCAGCGGCATTATGGATGTGAGATCAAGGAATGTTTCCATGGCAACAAATACTAAGAAGAATAGTAGTACTAATcatcaccaccatcaccattatcATCCTCATGTGATCGGAGAGAAGAAGTTTGAATTGCATCGAACCTTATCGTCGCAAGGGAGTGGGAAGAGATTGATCCCGGCAAGCTATTTCAGCTTGGAGTCATTGGTTTTGCTAATATGTTTAACAGCTTCATTGTTGATCCTTCCATTGATTCTTCCACCTTTGCCTCCTCCACCTCTCATGTTGCTTCTGGTTCCTATAGGGATACTTGTGGTGCTCATGATCCTGGCTTTCATGCCTTCTAATGTTAGGGATATTACTTATGCATATGTGTAA
- the LOC119980970 gene encoding guanosine nucleotide diphosphate dissociation inhibitor 1, with amino-acid sequence MDEEYDVIVLGTGLKECILSGLLSVDGLKVLHMDRNDHYGAESASLNLNQLWQRFRGNDKPPAHLGSSRDYNVDMIPKFMMANGTLVRVLIHTDVTKYLYFKAVDGSFVYNKGKVHKVPSNDMEALKSPLMGLFEKRRARSFFIYVQNYDETDPKTHDGMDLTRVTTKELIAKFGLNENTVDFVGHALALHRDDRHLNEPALETVKRMKLYAESLARFGGGSPYIYPLYGLGELPQAFARLSAVYGGTYMLNKPECKVEFDEEGKVIGVTSEGETAKCKKVVCDPSYLPNKVRKVGRVARAIAIMSHPIPNTNESPSVQVILPQKQLGRKSDMYLFCCSYSHNVAPKGKFIAFVSTDAETDQPEVELKPGIDLLGPVDEIFFDVYDRYEPVNEPSLDNCFISTSYDATTHFESTVVDVLNMYTLITGKVVDLSVDLSAASAAEE; translated from the exons ATGGATGAAGAGTACGACGTAATTGTGTTGGGAACTGGTCTTAAAGAGTGCATCCTTAGTGGTCTTCTCTCTGTTGATGGCCTCAAG GTCCTGCATATGGATAGGAATGACCATTATGGAGCAGAGTCTGCGTCGCTCAATCTCAACCAG CTCTGGCAAAGGTTCAGGGGAAACGATAAGCCTCCTGCACATCTGGGTTCTAGTAGGGATTATAATGTGGACATGATACCTAAG TTTATGATGGCTAACGGCACTCTTGTACGAGTCCTGATTCATACTGATGTAACCAAGTATTTGTATTTCAAAGCAGTGGATGGAAGCTTTGTTTATAATAAAGGAAAG GTTCACAAGGTGCCATCTAATGACATGGAGGCACTCAAATCTCCACTCATGGGCTTATTTGAAAAGCGCCGTGCTCGTAGTTTCTTCATATATGTTCAGAATTATGATGAAACCGATCCCAAAACGCATGATGGAATGGATTTGACGAGAGTGACAACTAAAGAACTGATTGC GAAATTTGGCCTCAATGAGAACACTGTGGACTTTGTTGGCCATGCTTTGGCTCTGCATAGAGATGATCGGCATCTCAATGAACCTGCGCTAGAAACTGTCAAAAGAATGAAG CTGTATGCGGAGTCTCTCGCACGCTTTGGAGGAGGATCCCCTTACATTTATCCGCTGTATGGACTGGGAGAGCTCCCGCAG GCATTTGCTCGGCTTAGTGCCGTGTATGGTGGAACTTACATGCTTAACAAACCCGAGTGCAAG GTAGAGTTTGATGAGGAAGGCAAAGTAATTGGTGTCACTTCAGAAGGGGAAACTGCTAAGTGCAAAAAAGTTGTTTGTGATCCTTCCTACTTGCCCAACAAG GTCAGGAAGGTTGGCAGGGTCGCGAGAGCAATTGCAATTATGAGCCATCCAATTCCAAACACCAATGAATCTCCTTCAGTTCAGGTTATTTTGCCACAGAAGCAGTTGGGTCGCAAATCAGACAT GTATCTTTTCTGTTGTTCGTATTCTCACAATGTGGCTCCAAAAGGCAAATTCATTGCATTTGTGTCAACCGATGCAGAGACTGATCAACCTGAGGTTGAACTTAAGCCAGGAATTGACCTTCTAGGTCCAGTTGATGAGATATTCTTTGACGTTTATGACAGATATGAGCCAGTCAATGAACCCTCTCTGGATAATTGCTTCATATCGACT AGTTATGATGCCACCACACACTTCGAGTCAACCGTTGTGGATGTACTCAACATGTATACTTTGATAACTGGAAAG GTTGTTGATCTTAGTGTTGACCTGAGTGCCGCAAGTGCCGCAGAAGAATGA